Below is a window of Leifsonia sp. NPDC080035 DNA.
AACGGCGACAAGACCGAGAACGTAGACATCAGCACCTCGGCGGGCAAGGAGTCCGTCTCGCTGGAGCCGTCGCAGGTGGTGCAGATCGGCAGCTCGGACTCGGGCGGCGGCCAGACCGTGCAGTTCGAGGACCTCGGCGCCAAGCCGGGATCGCTGGCGAATGTGACGTTCGACACGGGCACAGAGACGCTCACGCTCCGGGTGCCGGTGCTGGACGGCGCGCTGGAGCAGTACAAGGACCTCGCGCCGTAAGCGGTGGGCCGGTCGGTCAGCTCCCCGGCGTCGGCGCGATCACGAGGCGGGCTATCAGGCCGTCGCGCAGCGTGAAGCGCATCGGGCCCGTGCCGTTGTAGCCGTCCCCGCTCACCCGCAGGTCGGCGACCACCTCGTCGCCGTCCCGATGCCAGTCCAACAGTTCGAAGTGCGAGCGGACGCCGATGTTGTCCGTCCGGTTCCAGGAGGCGACGCCGTCCGCGCCGTGGAAGACGC
It encodes the following:
- a CDS encoding nuclear transport factor 2 family protein; the protein is MPAEDLPAPIAAFIQATNAADSAAFVAAFTPDAELNDWGRVFHGADGVASWNRTDNIGVRSHFELLDWHRDGDEVVADLRVSGDGYNGTGPMRFTLRDGLIARLVIAPTPGS